A window from Ardenticatena maritima encodes these proteins:
- a CDS encoding putative signal transducing protein → MELECVFVGQGLLQAEVAKSKLEAFGIPAILQYESVGPIYGLTVDGLGQVKVMVPADLADEARRLLNEEHPDADDTAR, encoded by the coding sequence ATGGAACTGGAATGCGTCTTTGTCGGACAGGGACTTTTACAAGCCGAAGTTGCCAAGAGCAAACTCGAAGCGTTTGGCATTCCCGCCATCCTGCAATATGAGAGCGTTGGTCCCATCTATGGTCTCACGGTTGACGGGCTGGGGCAAGTCAAGGTGATGGTGCCCGCAGACCTGGCCGACGAAGCCCGCCGACTACTCAATGAAGAGCATCCTGACGCGGACGATACCGCTCGATAG
- the malQ gene encoding 4-alpha-glucanotransferase: protein MNLQRAMGLLLHPTSLPGRYGIGEINEMAYRWVDTLVRARQRIWQILPLGPTGFGDSPYQTHSAFAGNPLLIDLESLANRGYIAPEALANAPDFPAHEVDYGGVIAWKKPLLREAFDRFDRMADEQERANFEAFCAEHDGEWLHDYALFMALKSHFGGGPWNEWPVEVRRREPEALLHYSMRLAGDIMAHKFQQYLFFRQWSALKAYANERGVLIMGDIPIYVAYDSADVWANQHLFCLDEDGLPIEVAGVPPDYFSETGQLWGNPLYRWDVMASQNFAWWVARVRHTLRTVDVIRLDHFRGFEAYWAVPYGEPTAVNGRWVKGPGATLFNTLKLALGDVPFIAEDLGMITPEVVALRDRFGFPGMRILQFAFDDGPANEHLPHNYTKPMVVYTGTHDNDTTRGWYEQATPHEREMLRRYLGYQPDDVAWALMRLGAQSPAVWAIFPVQDVLSLGSEARMNYPGRPGGNWRWRLLPDALTQGHLDGLAELATLYGRAPA, encoded by the coding sequence ATGAACTTACAACGTGCCATGGGCTTGCTTTTGCATCCCACTTCTTTGCCGGGGCGCTACGGCATTGGCGAAATCAACGAAATGGCGTATCGCTGGGTGGATACGCTGGTGCGCGCACGCCAGCGTATCTGGCAAATTCTGCCCCTGGGACCAACAGGGTTTGGAGATTCCCCCTATCAAACCCACTCCGCTTTTGCCGGCAATCCCTTACTGATAGACCTGGAATCGTTAGCCAACCGCGGCTATATCGCGCCTGAGGCGCTTGCCAATGCGCCCGACTTTCCGGCGCACGAAGTGGATTACGGCGGTGTGATTGCCTGGAAGAAACCCCTCTTGCGCGAAGCCTTTGACCGCTTTGACCGCATGGCGGACGAACAGGAACGCGCCAATTTTGAAGCGTTTTGCGCCGAACATGACGGCGAATGGCTGCACGATTACGCGCTCTTCATGGCGCTCAAAAGCCATTTTGGCGGCGGTCCGTGGAACGAGTGGCCTGTGGAAGTCCGCCGCCGTGAGCCTGAAGCGTTGCTGCATTACAGCATGCGGCTGGCGGGCGATATCATGGCGCACAAATTCCAGCAATATCTCTTCTTCCGCCAATGGTCGGCACTGAAAGCCTACGCCAACGAGCGCGGCGTGCTCATCATGGGCGATATTCCGATTTATGTCGCCTACGATAGCGCCGACGTCTGGGCAAACCAACACCTTTTCTGTCTCGATGAAGACGGGTTGCCCATCGAAGTCGCCGGCGTGCCGCCCGACTATTTCAGCGAAACAGGGCAGTTGTGGGGCAACCCGCTCTACCGGTGGGATGTCATGGCGTCCCAAAACTTCGCCTGGTGGGTTGCGCGTGTGCGCCACACCCTGCGCACCGTAGACGTCATTCGCCTGGACCATTTCCGCGGGTTTGAAGCCTACTGGGCAGTGCCCTACGGCGAACCCACCGCCGTCAATGGGCGCTGGGTGAAGGGTCCCGGTGCGACGCTCTTCAACACGTTGAAACTGGCGCTGGGCGATGTGCCCTTCATCGCCGAAGACCTGGGCATGATTACGCCCGAAGTTGTTGCCCTGCGCGACCGCTTTGGGTTCCCGGGAATGCGCATTTTGCAGTTTGCCTTCGACGACGGCCCCGCAAACGAACACTTGCCGCACAACTACACCAAGCCCATGGTGGTGTACACCGGCACGCACGACAACGACACAACCCGCGGCTGGTACGAACAAGCCACGCCGCACGAACGCGAGATGCTACGCCGCTACCTCGGCTATCAACCCGACGATGTGGCGTGGGCGCTCATGCGCCTGGGGGCGCAATCGCCGGCGGTCTGGGCGATTTTCCCCGTGCAAGATGTGCTCTCGCTTGGCTCGGAAGCCCGCATGAACTATCCGGGACGCCCCGGTGGCAACTGGCGCTGGCGGCTGCTCCCCGACGCGCTGACGCAAGGTCATTTGGACGGATTGGCGGAATTGGCGACACTCTACGGACGTGCGCCCGCGTAA
- a CDS encoding Ig-like domain-containing protein codes for MRNKRTLFLILMGVVVLVGGLWFVWQQYVAATPPTIVEIQPQETIERHDSIVLVFDQPMDHASVEAAFRITPPVEGVFRWEPAGKGERLIFTPTEPLPAETTLTITLSADAKSARGKPLREAFTAQLRTPAAITVVNVSPPAGSEEVTLQTPIVVQFNRDVVQFASFEEQTNVANPFRITPEVRGFVRWVAPNVLGFYPEEELKPGTTYTVRLDPSIAPGIALDEPLEWSFTTAGVGVLASIPFDGAAEVDVGTSITVILSAPPDDPDAFAEAFSVRDAESGQEVEGVLAWETETRLVFTPTTALAPDTTYEIVIEPTGVAARSLAEYRATFTTLSSLHVESVIPEPGTVDVPTDPDETFIAVKFNHPVVPLVGIAQQAGLPVPLTIDPPLEGTGEWVSTSYFVFSPDEPLRIGQTYTVTVPAGLTDTVGTVLAEPFTWHFITEGPHVVQLLPETPMIGATSPITIVFSHPMDAASVAEHLRVQRVVNGEPLPVSLEWPAEDTLVVRPQAPYPYGEKISIMVLDGALGRVGGVMRKTFTEERHVAPVPRVIGFPEGKSIKPYEPIQLAFNAPMDLEALRSAITITPDPGKYWLDTMFAPHETRRWRYTLRPHSGWEAGQVYTMTIGTTAASIYGDRLEEPVRFTFRVEDLPPLVELIGADYRFAMFSTVTDTVQIVRVRNVERVEMNVYALSENQFFNLVNSFWNLNNPFATDQEPVATWTLDTSQSPRNEANLYKTRVPPEGALEPGLYVFSATAYRTLDDGTLKEVEHDNRFAVVSPYNVLLKVGPQDALVWVTNLADGASASGLHVKLYAQREKMARIGEGETDEDGLLHLTFDETRIGWETVWAVVLDADGRPVGLTSSDWYEGAEPWLFNIDRDLSLPPLRGTIYTDRPIYRPGQRVYFRGVVWSDQDAIYTPLAGETALLTILDPQRETLERRQITLSPFGTFSGEFELNADAPLGSYSIELALGDGYDRIWGTFGVIEYRLPEFEVQVTPAAPEVKQGEPLSATIQANYFFGGAVANGRVNWRILQAPYYFDGGLPGYWSWRDSDDERDWYFFFFREEQEVLASGSAELDEQGTYHLDVPTIFPETTQAVRLTIEADVSDASNAVVSGRGSVVVHPGDFYIGLRARTFVGEVGEPITFDVRTLTPQREPFGNADIELTLARREWYSVQVEDENGATYWTTRFTDTVESVERVRTDAEGQATVSFTPTFGGVYTVLATGRDAQGREIRSRAFVWVSSGNYVGWRTENNRRMDLVADQREYAPGDTAHILVPTPYTGMKALVTVERATIRRAWIVDLPTNSTMIEVPLDAMDAPNVYVSVTALKSAADGHLPDIRLGYINLPVALTEQTLQVEVIPDPEPPFEPRQTVTFTLRATTHDGAPVPNVEFSAAMVDKALLSLAEDPNPDLMKTFYDKRPLSIQTGGSLFINVDIVSRDLAPEAKGGGGGGGGMALPLNVRENFQETAFWQADLRTDERGEVRFSVTLPDNLTTWVLAVRGVTQDGRVAQTTYETLTTRIFFVRPVAPRFFVVGDHALLKAIVHNNTSEPLTTTVAFSAEGLTVAGETTRQVVIQPNSAQTALFEVDVPYGETARMLFHAVAPGYEDAVALTVPVYHRTTPSVVATAGQVRQGQVVERFILPPDTDPTQGGLTVEIAPSLAGLTQSSLEYLRTYPYACSEQVVSSFLPNIMTYRALHDAGLVRTDLEPSLRANINLAVQRLIHTQNRDGGWGWWYPEGSRPWLTAYALLGLHYAKEAGFNVPDRVLERAQSYLTNVVERTSNDERPFVLDTRAFILYVLAERGDVDTGRLVALYDKRDLLGNDGLAFLTMALAHAGDEQAERVQSLVTMLTGRALMSATGAHWEESDPDALAMDSSQRTTALVLDALVKTRPNHMLIPETVRWLMNVRRAKAWETTQTTAWAVMALTDYMVASGELQADFAYRVTLNDEVLLEEHVSRDNLLEPRRLERAIKDLLLDEANELVIARTDDGPGRLYYAAWVEYFSNIETVPPLERGIAVSRRYELADPFTFESTGVEVNPEALRVGDVVMVRLTVVAPTTLSYFILEDPLPAGFEAIDPSLLTSSQVAEGPRGQRLDSRSRFWYGDWTRSEIRDEKVALFKTVLRRGTYEYTYLARVTQAGTFTALPAVAYEMYHPEVFGRSASMQVAIGE; via the coding sequence ATGCGCAACAAACGAACACTCTTCCTCATCCTGATGGGTGTTGTGGTACTCGTCGGTGGTCTTTGGTTTGTCTGGCAACAATATGTGGCTGCCACCCCGCCCACCATCGTGGAGATTCAGCCGCAAGAGACCATCGAACGCCATGATTCGATTGTGCTGGTATTTGACCAACCCATGGACCACGCGAGTGTCGAAGCCGCGTTCCGCATCACGCCCCCTGTGGAAGGGGTGTTTCGCTGGGAACCGGCGGGCAAAGGCGAGCGCTTGATTTTCACCCCTACCGAGCCGCTGCCTGCGGAGACCACGCTCACCATTACGTTGAGCGCAGACGCTAAAAGCGCCCGCGGCAAGCCCCTGCGCGAAGCCTTTACCGCACAACTGCGTACACCTGCGGCGATTACGGTGGTGAACGTCTCGCCCCCGGCGGGGAGCGAAGAGGTGACGTTGCAAACCCCCATTGTCGTGCAGTTTAACCGCGATGTGGTGCAGTTTGCCAGTTTTGAGGAACAAACCAACGTGGCGAACCCGTTCCGCATCACTCCCGAGGTGCGCGGTTTTGTGCGTTGGGTTGCGCCGAATGTGCTCGGCTTCTACCCCGAAGAGGAACTGAAACCCGGCACAACCTACACGGTACGCCTCGACCCATCCATTGCGCCCGGCATCGCGCTGGATGAACCGCTTGAATGGTCGTTCACCACGGCGGGCGTGGGCGTTTTGGCAAGCATCCCCTTTGACGGCGCGGCTGAGGTTGATGTGGGAACGTCCATCACCGTCATATTGAGCGCCCCGCCTGACGACCCTGACGCATTTGCCGAAGCGTTCAGCGTGCGCGATGCCGAAAGCGGGCAGGAAGTGGAAGGCGTGCTGGCGTGGGAAACCGAAACGCGCCTGGTGTTCACGCCCACAACGGCGCTTGCACCCGATACCACGTATGAAATTGTCATCGAGCCAACCGGTGTGGCGGCACGCTCGCTTGCCGAATACCGCGCCACGTTCACCACACTTTCGAGCCTGCATGTTGAAAGCGTGATCCCCGAGCCCGGCACGGTGGACGTGCCCACCGACCCCGATGAAACCTTCATCGCGGTCAAATTCAACCATCCGGTGGTGCCGCTGGTGGGCATTGCCCAACAAGCGGGGTTGCCTGTCCCGCTCACCATTGACCCGCCTTTGGAAGGCACGGGCGAGTGGGTCTCGACGTCCTACTTCGTCTTTTCACCCGATGAACCCTTGCGCATTGGGCAGACCTACACCGTCACCGTCCCCGCCGGCTTGACCGACACGGTGGGCACGGTGCTGGCAGAACCGTTTACATGGCACTTCATCACCGAAGGGCCGCATGTGGTGCAACTTCTGCCCGAAACCCCCATGATTGGGGCAACATCGCCCATCACGATTGTCTTCTCGCATCCCATGGACGCTGCATCGGTGGCTGAGCATCTGCGCGTCCAGCGCGTGGTGAATGGTGAACCTTTACCGGTCAGCCTGGAATGGCCGGCGGAGGATACGTTGGTTGTGCGTCCCCAAGCGCCCTATCCGTATGGAGAAAAAATCAGCATCATGGTGTTGGATGGTGCGCTGGGGCGTGTGGGTGGCGTCATGCGCAAGACCTTCACGGAGGAGCGGCATGTCGCGCCTGTGCCCCGCGTGATTGGCTTCCCCGAGGGCAAAAGCATCAAGCCCTACGAACCCATCCAACTGGCATTCAACGCGCCGATGGACCTGGAAGCGTTGCGTAGCGCCATTACCATCACACCCGACCCCGGCAAATACTGGCTGGATACCATGTTTGCCCCCCATGAAACGCGGCGCTGGCGCTATACACTGCGACCGCATAGCGGATGGGAAGCGGGGCAGGTGTACACGATGACCATCGGCACGACAGCCGCTTCCATCTATGGCGACCGGCTGGAAGAACCCGTGCGGTTTACCTTCCGCGTCGAAGATTTGCCCCCGCTCGTCGAATTGATTGGCGCGGATTACCGCTTTGCCATGTTCAGCACCGTCACCGATACCGTGCAGATTGTGCGCGTGCGCAATGTCGAGCGCGTGGAAATGAACGTGTACGCGCTTTCGGAGAACCAATTTTTCAACCTGGTCAACTCGTTCTGGAATCTCAATAATCCATTTGCCACCGACCAGGAACCGGTAGCGACCTGGACGCTGGACACGTCGCAATCTCCACGGAACGAAGCCAACCTTTATAAAACGCGTGTGCCCCCAGAGGGCGCTTTGGAACCGGGGCTGTACGTGTTCAGCGCCACAGCCTACCGCACGCTAGATGATGGCACCCTCAAAGAGGTGGAGCACGACAACCGTTTCGCGGTGGTTTCGCCTTACAACGTGTTGCTCAAAGTGGGGCCGCAAGATGCGCTGGTCTGGGTGACGAACCTGGCGGATGGCGCTTCGGCAAGCGGCTTGCATGTCAAACTCTACGCTCAACGTGAAAAAATGGCACGCATCGGCGAAGGCGAGACCGACGAAGACGGCTTGCTGCATCTCACGTTTGATGAGACACGCATCGGATGGGAGACGGTGTGGGCGGTTGTGCTGGATGCAGACGGTCGTCCGGTGGGGCTGACCTCGTCTGATTGGTATGAAGGCGCCGAGCCGTGGCTCTTCAACATTGACCGGGATTTGTCGCTTCCCCCTCTGCGCGGCACTATTTACACCGACCGCCCGATTTACCGCCCTGGGCAGCGCGTCTATTTCCGCGGTGTTGTGTGGAGCGACCAGGACGCCATCTACACCCCGCTGGCGGGCGAAACCGCGTTGCTGACAATTTTGGACCCGCAACGCGAAACGCTGGAACGCCGCCAAATCACCCTCTCGCCTTTTGGCACATTCTCCGGCGAATTTGAGTTGAACGCCGATGCACCGTTGGGCAGTTATAGCATAGAGTTGGCGTTGGGTGATGGCTACGATCGGATATGGGGCACGTTTGGCGTCATCGAATATCGCCTGCCCGAATTTGAAGTGCAGGTGACGCCCGCGGCGCCCGAAGTCAAACAGGGCGAACCGTTGAGCGCGACCATTCAAGCCAACTACTTTTTTGGCGGTGCGGTTGCCAATGGGCGCGTCAACTGGCGCATTTTGCAAGCCCCTTATTATTTCGATGGTGGGTTGCCCGGCTACTGGTCGTGGCGCGATTCTGATGATGAACGCGATTGGTATTTCTTCTTCTTCCGTGAAGAACAAGAGGTGCTGGCTTCTGGTTCGGCGGAATTGGATGAGCAAGGGACGTACCACCTCGACGTGCCGACCATCTTCCCTGAGACGACGCAAGCCGTGCGCCTGACCATCGAAGCCGACGTGAGCGATGCGAGCAACGCCGTCGTCAGTGGGCGTGGAAGCGTTGTGGTTCACCCCGGCGATTTCTACATCGGCTTGCGGGCACGCACCTTTGTGGGTGAAGTGGGCGAGCCCATCACCTTTGACGTGCGGACGCTGACGCCCCAACGTGAGCCGTTCGGCAACGCCGATATCGAGTTGACGTTGGCGCGCCGTGAGTGGTATTCCGTGCAGGTGGAAGATGAAAACGGCGCGACATACTGGACGACGCGCTTCACCGATACGGTTGAAAGCGTCGAGCGGGTGCGCACCGATGCCGAAGGGCAAGCCACGGTTTCGTTTACGCCCACGTTTGGCGGGGTGTACACTGTGCTGGCAACCGGGCGCGATGCGCAAGGGCGCGAAATTCGTAGCCGCGCCTTCGTTTGGGTTTCAAGCGGCAATTACGTTGGGTGGCGTACCGAAAACAACCGCCGCATGGACCTCGTCGCCGACCAGCGCGAATATGCGCCCGGCGACACAGCGCACATTCTCGTTCCCACGCCCTACACCGGCATGAAAGCATTGGTGACGGTGGAACGCGCCACCATACGCCGCGCCTGGATTGTTGACCTGCCCACCAACAGCACCATGATCGAAGTCCCGCTCGATGCGATGGATGCGCCCAACGTCTATGTGAGCGTGACGGCGCTAAAATCCGCCGCTGATGGGCATTTGCCCGATATTCGCCTGGGCTACATCAACCTGCCCGTTGCCCTGACAGAGCAGACGTTGCAGGTGGAAGTGATCCCGGACCCTGAACCACCCTTTGAACCGCGCCAGACGGTCACGTTTACCTTGCGGGCGACCACACACGACGGCGCACCTGTGCCCAATGTTGAATTTTCCGCCGCCATGGTTGACAAGGCGTTGCTCTCGCTCGCCGAAGACCCCAACCCTGATTTGATGAAGACGTTCTACGACAAGCGCCCGTTGAGCATTCAGACAGGCGGCTCCCTGTTCATCAACGTGGACATCGTCTCGCGCGACCTGGCTCCCGAGGCGAAAGGGGGCGGTGGCGGTGGCGGCGGTATGGCGCTGCCTTTGAACGTGCGCGAAAACTTCCAGGAAACCGCCTTCTGGCAAGCCGATTTGCGTACCGACGAGCGCGGCGAAGTCCGTTTCAGCGTGACGTTGCCCGACAACTTGACGACGTGGGTGCTGGCGGTGCGTGGCGTTACGCAAGATGGGCGTGTGGCGCAGACGACCTACGAAACCCTGACCACGCGAATCTTCTTCGTGCGTCCCGTCGCGCCGCGTTTCTTCGTCGTGGGCGACCATGCGCTGCTCAAAGCCATCGTCCACAACAACACGAGCGAACCCTTGACGACAACCGTGGCGTTCTCGGCTGAGGGGCTGACCGTCGCAGGCGAGACGACGCGCCAGGTGGTCATTCAGCCGAACAGTGCGCAAACGGCGCTGTTCGAGGTGGACGTGCCGTATGGGGAAACCGCGCGGATGCTCTTCCACGCGGTCGCTCCCGGCTATGAAGATGCGGTCGCGTTGACCGTGCCGGTCTATCACCGCACCACCCCCAGCGTGGTGGCAACCGCCGGGCAGGTGCGCCAGGGGCAGGTTGTGGAACGCTTCATCCTGCCGCCGGACACCGACCCGACCCAAGGCGGGTTGACCGTTGAAATTGCGCCCTCGCTCGCCGGGTTGACGCAATCATCGTTGGAGTACCTGCGCACGTATCCGTATGCGTGCTCGGAGCAGGTTGTCAGTTCCTTCTTGCCCAACATCATGACGTATCGCGCCCTGCACGATGCGGGCTTGGTGCGCACCGACCTTGAACCATCGTTGCGCGCCAACATCAACCTGGCGGTCCAGCGGCTCATCCACACTCAAAACCGCGATGGCGGATGGGGCTGGTGGTATCCCGAAGGAAGCCGCCCCTGGCTGACGGCTTACGCGCTGTTGGGCTTGCATTACGCCAAGGAAGCCGGGTTCAACGTGCCCGACCGTGTGTTGGAGCGCGCCCAATCCTACTTGACGAATGTGGTGGAACGCACCAGCAACGACGAACGCCCCTTTGTGCTCGATACACGCGCCTTCATCCTCTACGTGCTCGCCGAGCGGGGCGACGTGGATACCGGGCGGCTGGTGGCGCTCTACGACAAGCGGGACCTGTTGGGCAACGACGGGCTCGCCTTCCTGACGATGGCGCTGGCGCATGCGGGCGATGAGCAAGCCGAGCGTGTGCAATCGCTGGTGACGATGCTCACCGGGCGGGCGTTGATGAGCGCAACCGGGGCGCACTGGGAAGAAAGCGACCCCGACGCGCTGGCGATGGATAGCAGCCAGCGCACAACGGCGCTGGTGTTGGATGCGCTGGTGAAGACGCGCCCGAACCACATGCTCATTCCCGAAACCGTGCGCTGGTTGATGAACGTGCGGCGCGCCAAAGCGTGGGAGACCACCCAAACAACGGCGTGGGCGGTGATGGCGTTGACCGACTACATGGTCGCCAGCGGCGAGTTGCAAGCCGATTTTGCCTACCGCGTCACGCTCAATGACGAGGTGTTGCTGGAAGAACACGTCTCGCGCGACAATCTGCTGGAACCGCGCCGTTTGGAACGCGCTATCAAGGATTTGCTGTTGGATGAAGCCAACGAGTTGGTGATCGCCCGCACTGACGATGGTCCGGGGCGGCTCTACTATGCGGCATGGGTTGAATACTTCTCGAACATCGAAACCGTGCCG
- a CDS encoding transglycosylase domain-containing protein, producing the protein MKKVYVRIAVFFMVTVAAVAVTVWWWALRDLPSIDQLNEQVLRPSIFIYDRHGWLLYEYTGEEGKHAPISLDRVPEACIHATLATEDAGFYHHPGIDWRGIGRAVWLNLREGRLAAGGSTITQQVVRMRLLGDERYERTWRRKVREAVLALQLERRYGKDDILSFYLNDIYYGNFAYGIEAAAQAYFGKHVWELDTAECALLAGLPQAPALYNPLVNLEAARERQRTVLRLMVRNGFLSSDEADLAAHETLHFAASPFKIEAPHFVMYVLHILETEFAEYTRAATQSLHVYTTLDLGIQDVAQRAVINRLEELQATASFDRNVHNAAVVVLDPQTGDIFAMVGNRDYFDVATDGAVNVALMPRQPGSALKPITYATAFDPQHAPNGQPLSPATVLSDVPTTFTTNDGKAYMPVNFDRRHVGPISLREALATSNNVLAVKVLQYVGVEKMVAVARSLGITSLSDPARYDLTVTLGGGEVTLLELTNAYATFATLGVWHPTRALLRLEDGGGRVLWEAPPPPGEQRLDPRVAFLISDILADPDARAPAFGRYNPLTLSFPAAAKTGTTTDFRDNWTVGYTPELVVGVWVGNTDNSSMRNVSGVDGAGPIWRDVMQTVLRDQRPTWYTPPDGLVRVEICTASGLLPTPLCPYRRLEWFLEGYAPTEYDHSFVELTIDAATGLLADEGCQGPFVKRLYRLPPPEAQTWAQENGWLLPPTQSCRAVAVHLADDDTISITSPYPDAHYRLSATRPRDVQRIPITVAGAFPRAVQSGVLLLDGEPIAHFRELPFTLFWTLQEGEHSVYAVVDDKTTETVRFIVQPPK; encoded by the coding sequence ATGAAAAAGGTGTACGTGCGCATAGCTGTTTTTTTCATGGTGACCGTGGCGGCGGTTGCCGTCACAGTCTGGTGGTGGGCGCTCCGCGACCTCCCCTCAATTGACCAACTCAACGAGCAGGTGTTGCGCCCTTCCATCTTCATCTACGACCGCCACGGCTGGCTTTTATACGAATACACGGGCGAAGAAGGCAAACACGCCCCCATCTCCCTCGACCGTGTTCCTGAGGCGTGCATACACGCCACCCTGGCGACAGAGGACGCCGGTTTTTATCACCACCCCGGCATTGATTGGCGTGGGATTGGGCGTGCTGTGTGGCTCAACCTTCGGGAAGGGCGTTTGGCGGCCGGTGGTTCGACCATCACCCAGCAGGTGGTGCGTATGCGTTTGTTGGGTGATGAGCGCTACGAACGCACATGGCGGCGCAAGGTGCGCGAAGCGGTCTTGGCGCTGCAACTTGAACGCCGCTATGGCAAAGACGATATACTGAGTTTTTACCTCAACGATATTTACTATGGCAATTTTGCGTATGGCATCGAAGCGGCGGCGCAAGCCTACTTTGGCAAACATGTGTGGGAACTGGATACGGCGGAATGCGCGTTGCTGGCGGGATTGCCGCAAGCCCCTGCGCTCTACAACCCGCTGGTGAATCTGGAAGCCGCGCGTGAACGCCAGCGCACTGTGTTGCGGCTCATGGTGCGCAACGGGTTTTTGTCCAGCGATGAAGCCGACCTCGCCGCCCATGAGACGTTGCATTTTGCCGCCAGCCCCTTCAAGATTGAAGCCCCGCACTTTGTGATGTACGTGCTCCACATACTGGAAACCGAGTTTGCCGAATACACCCGCGCGGCAACCCAGAGCCTGCATGTGTACACCACGCTCGACCTGGGCATTCAGGATGTCGCCCAGCGCGCCGTGATCAATCGCCTGGAAGAATTGCAAGCCACCGCCTCGTTCGACCGCAACGTCCACAACGCCGCCGTTGTGGTGCTCGACCCCCAAACGGGCGATATTTTCGCTATGGTGGGCAATCGCGATTATTTCGATGTGGCGACCGATGGCGCGGTGAACGTGGCGCTCATGCCGCGCCAGCCCGGCTCGGCGCTCAAACCTATTACCTACGCCACCGCGTTCGACCCGCAACACGCCCCCAACGGGCAACCGCTTTCCCCCGCTACGGTGCTCAGCGATGTGCCGACCACTTTTACCACCAACGACGGCAAAGCCTACATGCCCGTCAACTTCGACCGTCGCCACGTAGGACCTATCTCGCTGCGTGAGGCGCTTGCCACCAGCAACAACGTGCTGGCGGTGAAGGTGTTGCAGTATGTTGGCGTCGAAAAAATGGTCGCCGTTGCCCGTTCGCTCGGCATCACCAGCCTGAGCGACCCCGCTCGCTACGATTTGACCGTGACGCTGGGCGGCGGTGAAGTGACCTTGCTGGAACTGACGAACGCTTACGCAACGTTTGCCACCCTGGGCGTCTGGCATCCAACACGGGCGCTCTTGCGGCTGGAAGATGGCGGCGGGCGCGTGCTGTGGGAAGCGCCGCCCCCGCCCGGCGAACAACGGCTTGACCCGCGCGTGGCGTTCCTCATCAGCGACATTCTCGCCGACCCCGACGCCCGCGCCCCCGCCTTTGGGCGCTACAACCCCCTCACGCTTTCGTTCCCCGCCGCCGCGAAAACAGGCACCACCACCGATTTCCGCGATAACTGGACGGTTGGCTATACCCCCGAACTGGTGGTTGGCGTCTGGGTGGGGAACACCGACAACTCATCCATGCGAAACGTCAGCGGCGTGGATGGCGCGGGACCCATCTGGCGCGATGTCATGCAAACTGTTCTGCGCGACCAGCGCCCCACATGGTACACCCCGCCCGATGGACTGGTGCGCGTCGAAATCTGCACCGCCAGCGGCTTATTGCCGACGCCGCTCTGCCCGTATCGGCGATTGGAGTGGTTTCTAGAAGGGTACGCCCCCACCGAATACGACCACTCGTTTGTGGAACTCACCATTGACGCCGCCACAGGGTTGCTCGCTGATGAAGGGTGTCAGGGACCTTTCGTCAAGCGGCTCTACCGCCTGCCGCCGCCCGAAGCGCAAACCTGGGCGCAAGAAAATGGCTGGCTGCTCCCGCCCACCCAATCGTGCCGCGCTGTGGCTGTGCATCTCGCCGACGATGACACCATCAGCATCACCTCACCCTATCCCGACGCCCACTACCGCCTTTCAGCAACCCGCCCGCGTGATGTGCAACGCATTCCCATCACCGTCGCCGGCGCGTTTCCGCGCGCCGTCCAATCAGGCGTTCTCCTGCTTGACGGCGAGCCAATTGCGCACTTCCGCGAACTGCCTTTCACTCTGTTTTGGACACTGCAAGAAGGCGAACACAGCGTGTATGCCGTTGTGGATGACAAAACAACCGAGACCGTGCGTTTTATTGTTCAGCCGCCGAAGTGA